DNA from Bacteroidota bacterium:
GAAAAGCATCCACGGTGAAACTTACGTGTTGGCCTTCTTTTACCTGCCCTATATCGGCTTCATCCACATTGGCTTCAACCTGCATCTGGGTAAGATCGTTGGCAATGGAGAAGAGGGTAGGAGTGCTAAAGCTTGCAGCCACTGTCTGCCCTTCATCAACCGCACGGCTGAGTACTACCCCGTCAATTGGAGAATAAATATAAGCATAGGCGAGGTTTACTCTGGCCCTGCTATAATTGGATTTTGATGTTTTCAGATCTGCCATGGCTTTTTCATAATTGTACAGTGCCTGGTCATAGTCGGATTTGGCAATGAGGTTTTTGTCGAACAAAGCCTTTGTACGCTTGTAGGTAGAGGTTTGAAAGGTCAGATTGGCCTTGGAATCATCGAGAGCAGCCTGACAACTTTCCAACGTTGATAAAAGCGAGGCCCTGTCTATTTCTGCCAGAAGCTGTCCCTTTTTAACGTGCGAATTGTAGTCCACATAGATTTTACTAACTACTCCGGAGACCTGGGTGCCTACGTCTACAGTTTTAATGGCAGCAATTGATCCGGTAGCTGTAACGACATTACTGATGTCGCCCCTGGCTGCTGTTACTGTTTCAAATGTGGCAACTTGTTTTTCCTGCCTGCATGATTTCAAAACAATTGTTGTACCTGCAACAAATAAAATCAGCGTTCCAATTACCCATTTTGTTTTCTTTTTCATGATTTCCCTTTTTAAGAATGTATTTATAAGGCAAGAGGCTTGCCTAAATAAAAGTCAAGTGTTTTATAACTAAAGATTAAATTATATTTAGATTGCAAAAGTTG
Protein-coding regions in this window:
- a CDS encoding efflux RND transporter periplasmic adaptor subunit, with the translated sequence MKKKTKWVIGTLILFVAGTTIVLKSCRQEKQVATFETVTAARGDISNVVTATGSIAAIKTVDVGTQVSGVVSKIYVDYNSHVKKGQLLAEIDRASLLSTLESCQAALDDSKANLTFQTSTYKRTKALFDKNLIAKSDYDQALYNYEKAMADLKTSKSNYSRARVNLAYAYIYSPIDGVVLSRAVDEGQTVAASFSTPTLFSIANDLTQMQVEANVDEADIGQVKEGQHVSFTVDAFPDMKFSGTVTQIRLKATTTNNVVTYTVIIHAPNPEKKLMPGLTANISIEISKASNVLTVPAKALRFTPDNDLLQTYYKSLPESEQHKMKPNTQIQTASLGNTQVQPLVWVKKGVSVNSVPVTIGISDGINTEITSGLKEGD